A region from the Thauera humireducens genome encodes:
- a CDS encoding phosphoethanolamine transferase, which translates to MWAAARRWRPEMSIERLLLGIAVYFTLACNAPFWRALLASRGSEDGSLAYALAIGVALTALNVLLLAPLLNRWTTKPVLGVMTLVAAVSSYYAGHFGVYFDPSMLRNVMRTDVAEARELLTSGFFLQVAALALPPLFVVQRARLRQRPPGRALAIRSAFVVLALIVAAGALGSVFKDFSGQMRSHKELRYLITPAAPLWSLARVLTRDAQAANLPRQPVGTDARLGASWTAAKKPALFVLVVGETARAANWGLNRGAGQSPAHDTTPELARREVINFPEVSSCGTNTEVSVPCMFSLQGRRNYDEDAIRGSESLLDTLKHAGLRVVWNDNQSGCKGVCAGVESMRPDPSSLPGLCEGERCLDEALLESSRALLRDAKGDLVLVLHQLGNHGPAYFRRYPDRFRRFTPTCDDEDLSKCSREQIANSYDNALLYTDHVLARNIDLLKELEPDYDTALLYVSDHGESLGENGLYLHGLPYSIAPAEQTRVPMVMWLSSGFAARNRVDPACLRTQAARPAAHDNLFHTVLGLLDVHTAIRDDALDLSAACRS; encoded by the coding sequence ATGTGGGCCGCTGCGCGACGCTGGCGCCCCGAGATGTCGATCGAGCGCCTGCTGCTGGGCATCGCCGTCTATTTCACGCTCGCCTGCAACGCACCATTCTGGCGCGCCTTGCTCGCCAGCCGCGGCAGCGAGGACGGCAGCCTCGCGTACGCGCTCGCAATCGGCGTTGCGCTCACGGCGCTGAACGTCCTGCTGCTCGCCCCCCTGCTCAACCGCTGGACCACCAAACCCGTGCTGGGCGTGATGACCCTCGTGGCCGCGGTGTCGAGCTACTACGCCGGGCACTTCGGCGTGTATTTCGACCCGAGCATGCTGCGCAACGTGATGCGCACCGACGTCGCCGAGGCGCGCGAGTTGCTGACAAGCGGCTTCTTCCTGCAGGTCGCGGCGCTGGCCCTGCCCCCGCTGTTCGTCGTGCAGCGCGCCCGCCTGCGCCAGCGCCCGCCAGGGCGCGCGCTGGCGATCCGGAGTGCCTTCGTCGTGCTCGCGCTGATCGTTGCCGCAGGCGCGCTCGGCAGCGTATTCAAGGACTTCTCGGGCCAGATGCGCAGCCACAAGGAACTGCGCTACCTGATCACACCGGCTGCGCCGCTCTGGTCGCTGGCGCGGGTGCTGACCCGCGACGCGCAGGCGGCCAACCTGCCGCGCCAGCCGGTGGGGACCGATGCCCGCCTGGGGGCGAGCTGGACCGCCGCGAAGAAGCCGGCGCTGTTCGTGCTCGTGGTCGGTGAGACCGCGCGCGCCGCCAACTGGGGGCTGAACCGCGGGGCCGGGCAGTCGCCCGCCCACGACACCACGCCCGAGCTTGCCCGGCGCGAAGTCATCAACTTCCCCGAGGTAAGCAGCTGCGGCACCAACACCGAAGTCTCGGTGCCCTGCATGTTCTCGCTGCAGGGGCGGCGCAACTACGACGAGGATGCCATCCGCGGCAGCGAATCGCTGCTCGACACCCTGAAGCACGCCGGCCTGCGCGTGGTGTGGAACGACAACCAGTCGGGCTGCAAGGGCGTGTGTGCCGGGGTGGAGAGCATGCGCCCCGATCCGTCCAGCCTGCCCGGACTGTGCGAGGGCGAGCGTTGCCTGGACGAAGCCCTGCTCGAGAGCAGCCGTGCGCTGCTGCGTGACGCCAAGGGCGATCTCGTGCTCGTGCTGCATCAGCTCGGCAACCACGGTCCGGCCTACTTCCGCCGCTACCCCGACCGTTTCCGCCGCTTCACCCCCACCTGCGACGACGAGGACCTGTCGAAGTGCAGCCGCGAGCAGATCGCCAACAGCTACGACAACGCGCTGCTGTACACCGACCATGTCCTCGCCCGCAACATCGACCTGCTGAAGGAACTGGAACCGGACTACGACACTGCCCTGCTCTACGTCTCGGACCACGGCGAATCGCTCGGCGAGAACGGCCTCTACCTGCATGGCCTGCCGTATTCGATCGCGCCTGCCGAGCAGACGCGGGTACCGATGGTGATGTGGCTGTCGTCCGGCTTCGCCGCCCGCAACCGGGTCGATCCAGCCTGCCTGCGCACGCAGGCCGCGAGGCCTGCCGCACACGACAACCTCTTCCACACCGTGCTCGGCCTGCTCGACGTGCACACCGCGATACGCGACGACGCGCTGGACCTCAGCGCCGCCTGCCGGAGCTGA
- a CDS encoding cytochrome b/b6 domain-containing protein, translating into MDSAKSALSVRVWDPFVRVFHWSLVGCVVLNHFVIDDGETAHQLIGYIASGLVVARVVWGFVGSKYARFDNFFPTPTRLRTHLAALRGGQHTFHPGHNPLGALMMLTLMGLVLGLGLSGFLQTTDAFWGDERMQEIHEALGSILIALAGLHALVAIVMSRLERVNLVGAMITGVKRRPADPSRLP; encoded by the coding sequence ATGGACTCGGCCAAATCCGCTCTTTCCGTAAGGGTCTGGGACCCGTTCGTACGCGTTTTCCACTGGAGCCTGGTGGGCTGCGTCGTACTCAACCATTTCGTCATCGACGATGGCGAGACTGCACACCAGCTGATCGGATACATCGCCTCCGGGCTCGTCGTTGCCCGTGTCGTCTGGGGTTTTGTCGGCAGCAAGTACGCGCGCTTCGACAACTTCTTTCCGACGCCGACAAGGCTGCGCACCCACCTTGCGGCATTGCGGGGCGGGCAGCACACCTTCCATCCCGGCCACAACCCGCTCGGCGCGCTGATGATGCTCACGCTGATGGGGCTGGTGCTGGGGCTCGGCCTGAGCGGTTTCCTGCAGACGACCGACGCCTTCTGGGGTGACGAGCGGATGCAGGAGATCCATGAGGCGCTCGGGTCGATCCTGATCGCCCTCGCCGGGCTTCATGCCCTGGTGGCCATCGTCATGAGCCGGCTGGAGCGCGTGAATCTGGTCGGAGCGATGATCACCGGCGTCAAGCGCCGGCCCGCTGATCCGTCGCGGCTGCCTTGA
- a CDS encoding nucleotidyltransferase family protein yields the protein MRDEIVGVLLAAGAGRRFGGDKLAHPLADGRPMALVAAVNLHAACDRVVVVVRAADHPLAPSFTAMGCTVAACADAAGGMGHSLAAGVRATPGAAGWIVALADMPFIQPASHRAVVAALRAGASLAAPQCQGRRGHPVGFDRCWRDPLSVLQGDQGGRDILSAHREQLVLCPVDDPGVLLDIDRPQDLAGCVRPVACGGPA from the coding sequence ATGAGGGACGAGATCGTCGGCGTCCTGCTCGCCGCCGGGGCAGGGCGTCGCTTCGGGGGCGACAAGCTGGCGCACCCGCTCGCGGACGGCAGGCCGATGGCGCTGGTCGCCGCGGTGAACCTGCACGCGGCCTGCGATCGGGTCGTGGTCGTGGTGCGCGCCGCCGACCACCCGCTGGCGCCGTCGTTCACAGCAATGGGGTGCACGGTCGCCGCCTGCGCCGACGCCGCCGGCGGCATGGGCCACAGCCTGGCCGCCGGGGTGCGTGCCACGCCCGGTGCGGCAGGCTGGATCGTGGCGCTCGCCGACATGCCCTTCATCCAGCCTGCCAGCCATCGGGCGGTGGTCGCCGCGCTGCGTGCCGGCGCAAGCCTTGCCGCACCGCAATGCCAGGGCCGACGCGGGCATCCGGTGGGGTTCGATCGGTGCTGGCGGGATCCGCTTTCCGTCCTTCAGGGCGACCAAGGCGGCCGGGACATCCTGAGCGCGCATCGAGAACAACTGGTGCTGTGTCCCGTCGATGATCCGGGGGTGCTGCTGGACATCGACCGGCCACAGGATCTGGCCGGGTGCGTGCGTCCCGTCGCCTGCGGAGGGCCGGCCTGA
- a CDS encoding XdhC family protein: MHSTDRQVLDAVCRWADAGQRFALVTVARTWGSAPRPAGAWMALREDGVVRGSVSGGCLEADLIERMQAGEFTAGAAGVPVVQAYGVTQDDARRFGLPCGGRMDLVIEPRPDLGALRTLAQRIARGELVQRSVTLGEPGNRIAAGTAGDRVRWDGRTLSTPHGPAWRLLIVGAGQISSYLAQMAQALDYQVFVCDPREAYAAGWTVPGSTIVAGMPDDVVLQLKLDPHSAVVALTHDPKLDDMMLLEALKSPAFYVGALGSTVNSQRRRERLLQYFDLTQAEVDRLHGPVGLPIGSRTPPEIAVAILAEMTAVRNGVAPHVATFLAAAAAPQTPAAAAPAGA; this comes from the coding sequence ATGCACAGCACCGACCGGCAGGTTCTCGACGCGGTGTGTCGCTGGGCCGACGCGGGTCAGCGTTTCGCGCTGGTGACGGTGGCGCGTACCTGGGGCTCGGCACCGCGCCCGGCGGGCGCCTGGATGGCGCTGCGCGAGGATGGCGTGGTGCGGGGCTCGGTGTCCGGCGGCTGCCTGGAGGCTGACCTGATCGAGCGCATGCAGGCGGGCGAATTTACCGCGGGCGCGGCGGGGGTTCCTGTCGTACAGGCTTACGGTGTCACCCAGGACGACGCGCGCCGATTTGGCCTGCCCTGCGGGGGGCGGATGGACCTGGTGATCGAACCCCGGCCCGACCTCGGTGCGCTGCGCACACTGGCACAACGCATCGCCCGCGGCGAGCTCGTGCAGCGCAGCGTCACCCTCGGCGAGCCGGGCAACCGGATTGCGGCCGGCACAGCCGGTGACCGCGTGCGCTGGGATGGGCGCACGCTGAGCACGCCGCATGGCCCGGCGTGGCGACTGCTGATCGTGGGTGCGGGTCAGATCTCCAGCTACCTGGCGCAGATGGCGCAGGCGCTGGATTACCAGGTCTTCGTCTGCGATCCGCGCGAGGCGTACGCGGCCGGATGGACCGTGCCCGGCAGCACGATCGTCGCCGGCATGCCCGACGACGTCGTGCTGCAGCTGAAGCTCGATCCGCACAGCGCCGTCGTCGCGCTCACCCACGACCCCAAGCTCGACGACATGATGCTGCTCGAAGCCCTCAAGTCGCCGGCCTTCTATGTCGGCGCGCTCGGCTCCACGGTGAACAGCCAGCGCCGGCGCGAGCGTCTGCTGCAGTACTTCGATCTGACGCAGGCCGAAGTCGACCGCCTGCACGGGCCGGTGGGCCTGCCGATCGGTAGCCGCACGCCGCCCGAGATCGCCGTCGCGATCCTCGCCGAGATGACTGCCGTGCGTAACGGCGTCGCCCCCCATGTCGCCACCTTTCTCGCGGCAGCGGCTGCACCGCAGACTCCGGCGGCAGCGGCGCCCGCCGGGGCCTGA
- a CDS encoding phosphatase PAP2 family protein: protein MSPRELTTSLPTPALDSSRRWLLAQGALLILSAWLLYWVFEGSDLDRQLARALFDQELGLFPLRRNWFIEAVMHKAAKQVTYVLVAASLYLCWQGWKGRLTWLPPRNALLATIGMVAIPLATSTAKLLTARYCPWDLSEFGGYAPYLGLFETAPAGLKAGQCFPAGHASTGFLWIVWAVALRPAGRRAARLALLLGLIAGSVLGTARMLQGAHFLSHTLWTLWLSWGVSVSLAVALRADLYLGDRRRD, encoded by the coding sequence ATGTCGCCCCGTGAACTCACCACCTCGCTGCCCACACCCGCGCTGGATTCGTCGCGCCGGTGGCTGCTCGCGCAAGGCGCGCTGCTCATCCTGAGTGCATGGCTGCTGTACTGGGTCTTCGAAGGCAGCGACCTCGACCGCCAGCTCGCACGCGCGCTGTTCGATCAGGAACTCGGCCTCTTTCCCTTGCGGCGCAACTGGTTCATCGAAGCGGTGATGCACAAGGCGGCCAAGCAGGTCACCTACGTGCTGGTGGCGGCCAGCCTGTACCTGTGCTGGCAGGGCTGGAAAGGTCGGCTGACGTGGCTGCCGCCGCGCAACGCCCTGCTCGCGACGATCGGCATGGTGGCGATTCCGCTCGCGACCTCGACCGCCAAGCTGCTGACGGCACGCTACTGCCCCTGGGATCTGAGCGAATTCGGCGGCTATGCGCCGTATCTCGGGTTGTTCGAGACCGCCCCCGCAGGCCTCAAGGCCGGACAGTGCTTCCCCGCCGGGCACGCGTCCACCGGCTTCCTGTGGATCGTCTGGGCTGTCGCGCTGAGACCGGCGGGACGTCGTGCCGCGCGCCTTGCCCTTCTGCTCGGGCTGATCGCCGGGTCAGTCCTCGGCACGGCGCGCATGCTGCAGGGCGCGCACTTCCTGTCGCACACGCTGTGGACCCTGTGGCTGTCCTGGGGCGTGAGCGTCAGCCTTGCGGTCGCCCTGCGCGCCGACCTCTATCTCGGCGATCGGCGCAGGGATTGA
- a CDS encoding xanthine dehydrogenase family protein molybdopterin-binding subunit produces MSAFIANESANLNLGRRGFLRGLAAGSFVLAIGIRPARAEEMKYGAEAMSGGLKDDPRIFLSIEIDGTVSLLCHRAEMGQGVRTSWAMVVADELEADLGRVRVLQAPGNEARFGNQNTDGSRSMRHHFQALRRIGAAARQMLEQEAAVRWRVPVAEVRAQAHEVVHVASGRRIGFGALAHAAALRPVPALDALVLKRPADFRYIGRDGIALVDNLDITTGRAVYGIDARIEGMAYAVVARPPVYGGKVRRYDAARALQVPGVLKVMQIEETPIPSAFQPLGGIAVIADNTHAAIKGRSLLGIEWDDGPNAGYDSSTYRAVLEAASRRPGKVVRRNGDLDAALAGAARRVEATYYIPHLAQAPMEPPTATARVTRDRCEIWCSVQNPEAIRADLSERFQLPLDKVIVHALLLGGGFGRKSKPDFASEAAILSRAMDGRPVKLTFTREDDLQNGYLHTVSVAHMEAGLDEQGRPQAWLHRTVAPTIQSIFMPDAQESGGFELAMGAVDMPFAIPNVRVENPPAAAHTRIGWFRSVSNIPHAFAIQSFAAELAAAAGRDPKDYLLALLGPDRVIDPASVSDPWLYGEDPKRYAYDTARLRGVIERVAQEAGWGRRLPPGHGLGIAAHRSFVSYAAVVVEAAVDAEGRLTIPRVDIAFDCGAVINPDRVRAQLEGAVIQGVSLATVGEISFEAGRVTQSNFHDYALTRIDTAPKEIHTHLVTPVGFDAPLGGVGEPGLPPVAPALCNAIFAATGKRIRSLPIRNQLA; encoded by the coding sequence ATGAGTGCCTTCATCGCGAACGAGAGCGCCAACCTCAACCTCGGCCGCCGCGGTTTTCTGCGCGGACTCGCGGCGGGCAGCTTCGTGCTGGCCATCGGCATTCGCCCGGCGCGTGCCGAGGAAATGAAGTATGGGGCCGAAGCCATGAGCGGTGGCCTCAAGGACGATCCGCGCATCTTCCTGAGTATCGAGATCGACGGTACCGTAAGCCTGCTGTGCCATCGCGCCGAGATGGGGCAGGGGGTGCGCACCAGCTGGGCCATGGTCGTGGCCGACGAACTGGAAGCCGACCTCGGCCGGGTCCGGGTGCTGCAGGCGCCGGGCAACGAGGCGCGCTTCGGCAACCAGAACACCGACGGCTCGCGCAGCATGCGTCATCATTTCCAGGCGCTGCGTCGCATCGGTGCCGCGGCACGGCAGATGCTTGAACAGGAGGCGGCCGTGCGCTGGCGGGTGCCGGTTGCGGAGGTGCGCGCGCAGGCGCACGAGGTGGTCCATGTGGCCAGCGGCCGGCGCATCGGCTTCGGTGCGCTCGCCCATGCCGCTGCACTGCGCCCGGTGCCCGCGCTCGATGCGTTGGTGCTCAAGCGGCCCGCGGATTTCCGCTACATCGGCCGCGACGGCATTGCGCTGGTGGACAACCTCGACATCACGACCGGCAGGGCCGTGTATGGCATCGACGCCCGCATCGAGGGCATGGCCTACGCGGTGGTCGCCCGGCCGCCGGTATATGGCGGCAAGGTCAGGCGCTACGATGCGGCCCGCGCGCTGCAGGTGCCGGGCGTGCTGAAGGTGATGCAGATCGAGGAGACACCGATCCCCTCGGCGTTCCAGCCGCTCGGCGGGATCGCGGTGATCGCCGATAATACCCACGCTGCGATCAAGGGGCGCTCGCTGCTCGGGATCGAATGGGATGACGGCCCTAATGCCGGATACGACTCGAGCACCTATCGCGCGGTCCTGGAGGCGGCATCGCGCCGGCCGGGCAAGGTGGTGCGCCGCAACGGTGATCTCGACGCGGCGCTGGCAGGCGCCGCGCGTCGCGTGGAGGCCACCTACTACATTCCGCACCTCGCCCAGGCGCCAATGGAGCCGCCGACGGCCACTGCCCGTGTGACCCGGGACCGGTGCGAGATCTGGTGCAGCGTGCAGAACCCGGAGGCGATCCGCGCCGACCTCTCCGAGCGCTTCCAGCTGCCCCTCGACAAGGTGATCGTGCATGCGCTGCTGCTCGGTGGCGGCTTCGGGCGCAAGTCCAAGCCCGACTTCGCCAGCGAGGCGGCGATCCTGTCGCGCGCGATGGACGGGCGGCCGGTCAAGCTCACCTTCACCCGCGAGGATGACCTGCAGAACGGCTACCTGCACACGGTCTCTGTCGCCCACATGGAGGCGGGGCTGGATGAGCAGGGCAGGCCGCAGGCCTGGCTGCACCGCACGGTGGCGCCGACCATCCAGTCCATCTTCATGCCCGATGCGCAGGAGTCCGGTGGCTTCGAACTGGCGATGGGCGCGGTCGACATGCCCTTCGCCATTCCGAACGTACGTGTCGAGAACCCGCCGGCCGCGGCACATACCCGTATCGGCTGGTTCCGCTCGGTGTCCAACATCCCGCATGCCTTCGCGATCCAGAGTTTCGCCGCCGAACTGGCTGCAGCGGCCGGTCGCGACCCCAAGGACTACCTGCTGGCGTTGCTCGGCCCGGACCGCGTCATCGACCCGGCGTCGGTGTCGGACCCGTGGCTGTACGGCGAGGACCCGAAGCGCTACGCGTACGACACGGCGCGCCTGCGCGGTGTCATCGAGCGCGTGGCGCAGGAAGCGGGCTGGGGGCGGCGTCTGCCGCCGGGGCACGGGCTGGGCATCGCCGCCCACCGCAGTTTCGTCAGCTACGCGGCCGTCGTGGTCGAAGCCGCGGTCGACGCCGAGGGCCGGCTGACGATTCCGCGCGTGGATATCGCCTTCGATTGCGGCGCCGTCATCAACCCCGACCGCGTGCGTGCCCAGCTCGAAGGTGCGGTGATCCAGGGCGTAAGCCTGGCGACGGTGGGCGAGATCAGCTTCGAGGCCGGGCGCGTGACGCAGAGTAACTTCCACGACTATGCCTTGACGCGGATCGACACGGCGCCGAAGGAGATCCACACCCATCTGGTCACGCCCGTCGGCTTTGACGCACCGCTTGGCGGCGTGGGCGAACCCGGCCTGCCCCCGGTGGCGCCGGCGCTGTGCAACGCCATCTTCGCCGCGACCGGCAAGCGCATCCGCAGCCTGCCCATCCGCAACCAGCTCGCCTGA
- a CDS encoding cation-translocating P-type ATPase — MNSAGRASPSGLSAEQAARQLALDGPNELPRPPRRTGWHILLEVAREPMFQLLATAVAIYFILGDRAEASVLLAFLGVIVAITLVQERRTERVLEALRDMTSPRALVWRDGVPDRIAGRELVRGDLIELAEGDRVPADARLLSANDLAVDESLLSGESLPVAKTASAATDGTSPITSNHVFAGTMVVAGRALAEVTATGARSEIGRIGTVLGSIEAESTPLHRQTRQLVRWFSVLGLVVSVAVGLLFFITQGDWLGATLAGITMAMSMLPQEFLLILTVFMAMGAWRLSQHRVLTRRAATIEALGAATVLCTDKTGTLTQNQMRVETLVRFTPERPVRWQAGEGDLDERFQPLLRHGVLACEETPFDPMERAFHMLARSALAPLAERPVLVHEYGLSPELPVMAHVWRMAGQPDQTVAAKGAPESIVRLCSLPEALRAQVLDEAGTLAERGMRVLAVASASFRGTEWPATQQGFDFRLLGLVALADPLRDTVPRAVQECRRAGIRVLMITGDHPGTACAIARQAGIDGDAGLLLGEEVARLDDAALQHAVTTTTVFARVAPQQKLRIVQALKANGAVVAMTGDGVNDAPSLKAAHIGIAMGGRGTDVAREASSLVLLDDDFGTLVQAVRLGRRIYDNLVKASRFVFAVHVPIAGLTLIPMLVGWPLMFTPMHIAFLEIVIDPVCSIVFEAEDEEPDLMERMPRDPSAPLFSPWMIAQSLLQGCVILLLVGGFYGWLLHDGLADDTTRASAFIALIASNIALILANRSLRGSIRAVFQRGNRALWGIILTILTLLSAVLLVAPVRRLFGFALPDLTLIGCALGVGAVTLMTLLAQQGLLAAVSHSRGSRATGP, encoded by the coding sequence ATGAACAGTGCCGGTCGTGCCTCCCCCTCCGGACTCAGCGCCGAACAGGCCGCGCGCCAGCTCGCGCTCGATGGGCCGAACGAATTGCCCCGACCACCACGCCGCACGGGCTGGCACATTCTGCTGGAGGTCGCACGCGAGCCCATGTTCCAGTTGCTGGCGACGGCCGTTGCGATCTACTTCATCCTCGGAGACCGCGCGGAGGCCAGCGTCTTGCTGGCCTTTCTCGGCGTCATCGTGGCCATCACCCTGGTACAGGAGCGCCGGACGGAGCGCGTGCTCGAAGCCTTGCGCGACATGACCAGCCCGCGCGCGCTGGTCTGGCGGGACGGCGTACCCGACCGCATCGCCGGTCGCGAGCTCGTGCGCGGGGATCTCATCGAGCTGGCGGAGGGCGATCGCGTTCCCGCCGACGCGCGGCTGCTGTCGGCCAATGACCTGGCGGTGGACGAGTCGCTGCTCAGTGGCGAATCCCTGCCCGTCGCCAAGACCGCATCGGCTGCCACAGACGGGACCTCCCCGATAACATCGAACCACGTCTTCGCAGGCACGATGGTGGTCGCAGGGCGGGCTCTGGCGGAAGTCACCGCGACCGGCGCGCGCAGCGAGATCGGGCGTATCGGGACCGTGCTCGGAAGCATCGAGGCTGAATCGACGCCTCTGCATCGGCAGACGCGACAGCTCGTGCGCTGGTTCTCCGTGCTCGGCCTGGTGGTCAGCGTAGCCGTGGGGCTCCTCTTCTTCATCACCCAGGGCGACTGGCTGGGCGCAACGCTGGCCGGCATCACGATGGCGATGTCGATGCTCCCGCAGGAGTTCCTGCTGATCCTCACGGTCTTCATGGCCATGGGTGCGTGGCGACTGTCGCAACACCGCGTGCTCACGCGCCGGGCGGCCACGATCGAAGCCCTGGGGGCCGCAACGGTTCTGTGCACCGACAAGACCGGCACACTCACGCAAAACCAGATGCGCGTCGAGACGCTGGTGCGCTTCACGCCCGAACGGCCGGTGCGCTGGCAGGCCGGTGAAGGCGACCTGGACGAGCGGTTTCAGCCTCTGCTGCGCCATGGCGTGCTGGCGTGCGAGGAGACGCCCTTCGACCCGATGGAGCGGGCGTTCCACATGCTCGCGCGGTCTGCTCTCGCACCGCTCGCAGAAAGGCCGGTCCTCGTGCACGAATATGGCCTGAGCCCCGAACTGCCCGTCATGGCCCACGTGTGGCGCATGGCGGGTCAACCGGACCAGACCGTGGCGGCAAAGGGAGCGCCGGAGAGCATCGTTCGCCTGTGCAGCTTGCCGGAAGCGCTGCGTGCCCAGGTGCTCGATGAGGCGGGCACCCTGGCCGAGCGCGGCATGCGCGTACTGGCCGTGGCATCGGCCTCGTTTCGCGGAACGGAGTGGCCGGCCACCCAGCAGGGCTTCGACTTCCGCCTGCTGGGGCTCGTCGCGCTGGCCGACCCGCTGCGCGACACGGTTCCGCGCGCCGTGCAGGAGTGCCGACGCGCAGGCATTCGCGTGCTGATGATCACCGGCGACCATCCGGGCACGGCCTGCGCCATCGCGCGCCAGGCGGGCATCGATGGCGATGCGGGCTTGCTGCTGGGCGAGGAGGTCGCCAGGCTGGATGACGCGGCCCTGCAGCATGCGGTGACCACCACGACCGTCTTTGCCCGCGTCGCCCCCCAGCAAAAGCTGCGCATCGTCCAGGCGCTGAAGGCCAATGGTGCGGTGGTCGCGATGACGGGGGATGGCGTCAATGACGCGCCCTCACTGAAGGCGGCCCACATCGGTATCGCCATGGGCGGCCGCGGTACCGACGTTGCACGCGAGGCCTCCTCGCTGGTGCTGCTCGACGACGACTTCGGCACACTCGTACAGGCGGTTCGGCTGGGGCGGCGGATCTACGACAACCTCGTGAAGGCCTCGCGCTTCGTCTTCGCGGTCCATGTACCCATCGCCGGCCTGACGCTCATCCCGATGCTGGTCGGCTGGCCGCTGATGTTCACGCCGATGCACATCGCCTTCCTCGAGATCGTCATCGACCCCGTCTGTTCCATCGTGTTCGAAGCGGAGGACGAGGAACCCGACCTGATGGAACGCATGCCGCGCGATCCGTCCGCGCCCCTGTTCTCGCCGTGGATGATTGCCCAGAGCCTGCTCCAGGGCTGTGTCATCCTGCTGCTGGTCGGCGGCTTCTACGGCTGGCTCCTGCATGACGGCCTGGCGGACGATACGACGCGCGCATCGGCCTTCATCGCCTTGATCGCGTCGAACATCGCATTGATCCTGGCGAACCGATCACTCCGCGGCAGCATCCGGGCCGTGTTCCAACGCGGCAACCGAGCCTTGTGGGGCATAATCCTGACCATCCTGACGCTGCTCTCCGCGGTGCTGCTCGTTGCGCCCGTTCGGCGTCTGTTCGGCTTCGCGTTGCCGGACCTCACGCTGATCGGTTGTGCACTCGGCGTGGGTGCCGTGACCCTGATGACGCTCCTGGCCCAGCAGGGTCTGCTTGCTGCAGTCAGCCACTCACGCGGATCGCGGGCCACAGGCCCCTGA
- a CDS encoding PepSY domain-containing protein: MNRIFALAAAALVSTSALAGPTCTAPKETWMKEADFKARVEAQGYKIKTFKVTKDNCYEIYGFDKDGKKVEIYFDPATGAERERK, from the coding sequence ATGAACCGCATTTTCGCACTTGCCGCCGCAGCGCTGGTTTCCACTTCGGCCCTCGCCGGCCCCACCTGCACCGCTCCGAAGGAAACGTGGATGAAGGAGGCCGACTTCAAGGCCAGGGTCGAAGCCCAAGGCTACAAGATCAAGACTTTCAAGGTCACCAAGGACAATTGCTACGAGATCTACGGGTTCGACAAGGACGGAAAGAAAGTGGAAATCTACTTCGATCCCGCGACCGGCGCCGAACGCGAGCGCAAGTGA